The window GGTATTCCTTCCAAGATGATCAATCAGTATTGGCCCAAGAAGGGGTAATATGGCGAAGGTCAAGTTAACCAAAAACGCCCTCAAGGCGGAACGCGACGCATTGAAGCGCTTCCAGCGCTATCTGCCCACGTTGTTGCTCAAGAAGCAGCAGCTGCAGATGGAAATGCGTACGCTCCAGGAGAGGGTGATGGCAAAGCGCGAGGAGGAAGACAAGCTCCGTAAGAGCATGGCTTCCTGGATTTCGCTGTATGCCGAACCTATCGACTGGTCGAAATACCTGTCGGTGAAGGAAGTGCGTCAGGGCGAAGGAAACATCGCCGGTGTTCGCATCCCGACATTCGATGGGGTAGACTTTAATATCAGCATCCCGGACTTCTTTACAACGCCGGTTTGGCTTGATGACGGTATCCGTTCCCTGCAGGGTCTTATCTCTCTGCGCCTGGAACGTCGTGTTCTTGAAAAGCAGTACGAACTGCTTTCCATGGAACTCCGCACCACCAGCCAGCGCGTTAACCTCTTCGAGAAGGTTAAGATTCCGGAAGCCAAGGACAACATCCGTAAGATCAACATCTTCCTGGGTGACCAGCAGACTTCTGGCGTTGCACGCTCCAAGCTTGCCAAGGGTAAGTCCACGGCTCGTGCCGCTGCACAGGATGCACAAGCAGAGGGGGCAGCCGCATGATTACCCCGATGAAAAAAGTTACCATCCTTACGGTGGCTGATGCCGTCGATGAATCCCTGGCCGCTCTCCGCGCCATGGAAATCATCCACGTGACTCCGCTCCAAGCCGCCGCAGGATCCAAGTTGAACGCAGCCAAGGGCGAACTGACCCGTGTTCAGAAGGCTCTTGAAAACGTTCCGGAAAAGGCTCCCAAGGGCGTTACCGCCATGGCTTCCGACGCTTCCGTTTCTGGTGTATCTCTGGTGGATGAAATCCAGCAGTTGATGGCAGATTCCAAGCAGGCTGAAGCCGACAAGGAACAGGCCGAAGAAGAACTTTCCAAGCTTGCAAAGTTTGGCAATCTGGATCCGGCTACTGTTTCTGCCCTGGCACAGAAGGGTGTCTTCGTCAAGCTCTATGTGGCTGACGTAAGAGTGGACTCTTTTGATGTGGATGGCGCAGGCTCTATCAAGGAATTCGGTTCCGACGACAACGGTACCTATTACGCCGTATTCAGCACGGGCGAAGCTCCTGTGGCTGTGACTGGCCACTATAGCGAAATCGCTATGCCGGCCAAGTCTCTGGCAGAATACCGCGAAATGGAAGCAAATGCCAAGGCAACGCTTGCTCGCGTAGAAAAGCGCCTCGGTGAGCTTTCCGGCGTCAAGAACCAGATCGAAAGCCGCCTTTCCGAAGTTACCGACGATTATAAAATGGCTGAAACTGCTGCCGGCATGGTCGGCGACAGTAACGTCGCTGCACTTCAGGGCTTCTGCCCGGCTCCCCGCATTGCCGAACTTCAGGCTGCCGCCAAGAAGAACGGTTGGGGCCTCCTGGTAGACGATCCCACCGAAGAAGATAATGTTCCGACTCTTCTGGGCTATAACAAGCTTACCAAGCCCATGCAGTGCCTCTACGACATTATCGGTATTTCTCCGGGCTATAATGAAGTGGACGTCAGCTCCGTGTTCCTTTGCTTCTTCAGCATATTCTTTGCAATGATCGTGGGCGATACCGCATATGGTCTCCTGTTCCTCGGTCTTGCATTGTTTGCCCGCAAGAAGATGCCTAAGGCAAATTCCGCCGCATTCCATTTCATCTACCTGATGAGTGGCGCAACCATTCTGTGGGGCGTCATCAACGCAAGCTTCCTGGGCTTTACCCCGGAAATTGCTGGATGGAGCTACTATCTGGATATTGCCAACTACAATTTCCTCCCGGAACCCATCCGTAATGCGCTCTACTGGATTCGCAGTACTGCTCCCACGGATCCGGCCCGCTTCGAAGTCTACAAGCAGTTCTGCGAAGGCTTTACCGCCTTGCCTGCAACATTCATTCCGAAGGCCGCCGGCGCAAGCCAGATGCAGCACATTCAGCTGTTCTGCTTCTGCATTGCTGTGGTTCACCTGACCATTGCTCACGCATGGAACGTGGTGGTTCGCTTCAAGCGCAAGTCCTCCACCTTCATGGCTCAGGTGGGCTGGCTCATGGGTGCCTGGGTGATGTTCTTCCTCGCTTGCAACATGGTGCTTGGTATCGAAATGCCTGGCTTCGTCATTCCCATGTTCATCGTGGAAGTGGTGCTTCTGCTCCTGTTCTCTGTGCCGCCTAGCCGCCTCAAGCAGGACTTCATCAGCATCCCCATGCTCGTGTTGGACATTGTGAACAGCTTTACCGATGTCATCAGCTATATCCGTCTCTTTGCAGTGGGTATGTCTGGTGCCGCCATCGCCGAAGCTTTCAATGGCATGCTCTCTCCGCTGTTTGGCTCCGCCATCGGCATTGCAGGCGCTGCTTTGATCCTTCTGTTCGTACATGGCCTGAATATCGCCCTCGCCGTCATGGGTGTGGCAGTTCATGCAGTACGTCTTAATACACTTGAATTTTCAAATGGCTTGAACCTTGAATGGAGCGGCTTCGCTTTTACTCCGTTCGCCAAGCAAAAAAATTAAACCAAGGGATAATTCCCGCTAATTAATGAGGATAAAAAAATGGAACCGAATACAATGGTGACTCTCGCTAAGATGGGCGCAGCTGCTGCTCTCGGCATTGCAGCAATGGGCTCTGCCCTTGGTTGCGGTACTGCAGGTATGTCTGCAATTACCGTATGGAAGAAGGCTTACGCACAGGGCAAGGGTGCTCTCTTCACTCTGCTCGTGTTCGTCGGTGCTCCGATTTCCCAGACCATTTACGGCATGCTTCTCATGAACTTCATCTTGAGCAGCGCTGCTGCTGAAGGCTTTACCAACTGGGGCGGCTGCCTCGGTGCAGGTATCTTCGGTGGTCTCGGCATGATGTGCTCCGCTTGGTACCAGGGTAAGGCTGGTGCAGTGGCTTGCGACTCCCTCGGTGAAACCGGCAAGGGCATGGTGAACGACCTCATGGTTCTCGGTATCGTCGAAACCGTGGCTTTGTTCGTGCTCGTGTTCTCCATGATGGTGCTTTAATCCTAAAGGAGCAACTTTATGGATAATGAACAGCTTTTAACCTTGGCAAAGCTCGGTGCAGTGGCCGCTCTCGGTCTCGCTGCTATGGGTTCTGCCATGGGTTGCGGTACAGCCGGCATGGCTGCTATCGGAGCCTGGAAGAAGGCTTACCTGAAGGGTAAGAATGCGCTCTTTACGCTTCTTATCTTCGTGGGTGCGCCTATCGCTCAGACGATTTACGGCATGCTTCTCATGATGTACATCCTGAACAAGTCTGCTGCTGCTCCCGAAAACTGGGCCGCTTATCTCGGCGTAGGTATTTTCGGCGGTATCGGTATGCTTGCTTCTGCATGGTACGTCGGTAAGAGTGCTGCTGATGCTTGCAACGCCCTCGGTGAAACCGGTAAGGGCCTGGTGAACTACCTGATGGTGCTTGGCGTGGGTGAAACCGTTGCCTTGTTCGTCATGGTGTTCTCCATGATGCTGGTGAGCTAATAGGCTCGAGGTTCGAGGCACGAGGTCGCTCGTGAGCTCGCTTCGGGAAAATACCTTGTCAAGAACCTCGTTCGGTTATGCCGAGCGAGGCTCTTTTTTTTAAATTTGGGTCTGTGATAAACCTCCAACAGCGCTTTGCCAAGTTTTTCGTTATTAACGGATACCTGCCCAAGATTTTCTTGGCAGCGGTTATTGGCTGCGTTACAGGTCTTGTGGCGGTGGCTTTCCATTTTGGCTTGGAAAGCACCAGCGCATGGATTCGTGGACCATGGACAGGGGAGGATGCACTCCCTTGGTGGACCTTCGCCATTATGCCGGCCATTGGCGGCTTGATTGTTGGCTTTATCATCTATAGGCTGGCTGACGCTCCCGAAACAGCGGGGCAGGGCACCGACAACAT of the Fibrobacter sp. genome contains:
- a CDS encoding V-type ATP synthase subunit K (produces ATP from ADP in the presence of a proton gradient across the membrane; the K subunit is a nonenzymatic component which binds the dimeric form by interacting with the G and E subunits), whose translation is MEPNTMVTLAKMGAAAALGIAAMGSALGCGTAGMSAITVWKKAYAQGKGALFTLLVFVGAPISQTIYGMLLMNFILSSAAAEGFTNWGGCLGAGIFGGLGMMCSAWYQGKAGAVACDSLGETGKGMVNDLMVLGIVETVALFVLVFSMMVL
- a CDS encoding ATPase — its product is MITPMKKVTILTVADAVDESLAALRAMEIIHVTPLQAAAGSKLNAAKGELTRVQKALENVPEKAPKGVTAMASDASVSGVSLVDEIQQLMADSKQAEADKEQAEEELSKLAKFGNLDPATVSALAQKGVFVKLYVADVRVDSFDVDGAGSIKEFGSDDNGTYYAVFSTGEAPVAVTGHYSEIAMPAKSLAEYREMEANAKATLARVEKRLGELSGVKNQIESRLSEVTDDYKMAETAAGMVGDSNVAALQGFCPAPRIAELQAAAKKNGWGLLVDDPTEEDNVPTLLGYNKLTKPMQCLYDIIGISPGYNEVDVSSVFLCFFSIFFAMIVGDTAYGLLFLGLALFARKKMPKANSAAFHFIYLMSGATILWGVINASFLGFTPEIAGWSYYLDIANYNFLPEPIRNALYWIRSTAPTDPARFEVYKQFCEGFTALPATFIPKAAGASQMQHIQLFCFCIAVVHLTIAHAWNVVVRFKRKSSTFMAQVGWLMGAWVMFFLACNMVLGIEMPGFVIPMFIVEVVLLLLFSVPPSRLKQDFISIPMLVLDIVNSFTDVISYIRLFAVGMSGAAIAEAFNGMLSPLFGSAIGIAGAALILLFVHGLNIALAVMGVAVHAVRLNTLEFSNGLNLEWSGFAFTPFAKQKN
- a CDS encoding V-type ATP synthase subunit K (produces ATP from ADP in the presence of a proton gradient across the membrane; the K subunit is a nonenzymatic component which binds the dimeric form by interacting with the G and E subunits) → MDNEQLLTLAKLGAVAALGLAAMGSAMGCGTAGMAAIGAWKKAYLKGKNALFTLLIFVGAPIAQTIYGMLLMMYILNKSAAAPENWAAYLGVGIFGGIGMLASAWYVGKSAADACNALGETGKGLVNYLMVLGVGETVALFVMVFSMMLVS
- a CDS encoding V-type ATP synthase subunit D, whose product is MAKVKLTKNALKAERDALKRFQRYLPTLLLKKQQLQMEMRTLQERVMAKREEEDKLRKSMASWISLYAEPIDWSKYLSVKEVRQGEGNIAGVRIPTFDGVDFNISIPDFFTTPVWLDDGIRSLQGLISLRLERRVLEKQYELLSMELRTTSQRVNLFEKVKIPEAKDNIRKINIFLGDQQTSGVARSKLAKGKSTARAAAQDAQAEGAAA